The sequence below is a genomic window from Lolium perenne isolate Kyuss_39 chromosome 4, Kyuss_2.0, whole genome shotgun sequence.
ccatgacgtGTTCAGGAACgtatctgttaaggtggcggtcggctttgtcttacctgcatttggagctgaaggtgagccggcaacatggcatggcaatgagattccagctggctatgctcgtgtcggggtggattcagttgtaccgtcgtgggagacattgcagctcgatatccctggaggtgatgggggggttACACTccgagaggtgctgggagaaatcattctctgggaaaagaagaacataaagctgccaggctgggtagcccctagtaccCGCCGTCCtgtgtcaccatcacctcctccaggtgatcgcaggccaccatcaccatcacctcctccaggtgatcgcaagccaccatcacctcctcctactgatcacatgtcgacaCCATCCCCccatgggtacgacgtcgaccacgacatccgtagtccatctccatctccagcgccgccgcctccgcccactaagactcggtatGCACccggccggaagcgtttcaagagtcctaccCGCAAGTTGTCGCCCCTCCCaagagtaccaaaggttcctcccccccgtccttgggatcttactgtcgagcaaaatgcggccgctgttgcgaaacacaactatgatcatttccataagccaaaacctccagcgccagagccattcACCGAGAAGCAAATAGCATATGCTACttcttttctgaacacaccatcgcaatatgacttgCACGAGaaaaaggatgactatacacgccaccttgcgaaggtaattgatgacaaggctaaaaagaagaaggaggatgacgaggctaagaagaagaaggaggatgaCGAGGCTAAGAAGAAGGAGGATGgcaaggctaaggagaaggatagtgctagcacgagcaaatcatcaccgGAAGaagacaagtgcacccctcaaggcgcccaagcaaacgacaaaaggcaaaaaaagaaaggaagtttcccagctcggagaacaggccaaacaatcgatcccaaagACTCAAAGTGTTTGATGTTCCCAAGCTGTACCGGGAACATGGTGAAGGTTTCAATCTGGAAGAAGCTGAGGCGCTAGCGGCTTCGATGTCctgtaccgtggaggaattgctgagtGCCGCAGATGTTGCACTACCCTTTGCTGACATAGCTCCtacatttgtctacggggccgacttggtcagtagAGAGCGGCTGGATAAAATGCCaacgcatatgcggaatttgcatcagtggtaccttgatgcgtgcAAGGAGAACCAAAAGTACATCGTGGCGAAGATCCCAcgtgaatattactaccgaaaggaggagatccatattgagatgaatgaactctggcagttattcaatttagaagccctcgacaaatctctcatgagctgctattgcttgtaagttgttaactacatctaaattcattttcattcagttcatgttcgttttcattgcatatactcattatatcttatgtgttctcttatgcagactgaagattagtgaatgcaaaagtaataatattatcaatattgggtttgttgaccccgaTAAAGTACATGTTCAAACGGTAAAGCATAGCGCGTTAgatacggggggaaacctactaaggtttttgggggagcaaaatttctgtgattcaatactgtttccttacaactacgagtgagagtcttaatgatcttttatgcacattcagttttgcttactcgatgttaagtgtaattcctgacgtatatacataaacatgtgcagcttccactggattctactagacattcaacttgataagggaatagttgaagtaagggacccaatgagtagaggcctggacgggttccgcgacctgcagaagttgctccaagtgtaatttccttcatcgccgcgctatatctttcgtgagatatcaattaattatccactcattcaatcattcttttgcctggcaggactTGGAAAGCTTTCAAGAAAAACATTAAGGGTACCTgggcagagaagctaacatttactactgtaccgtgcgcccagcagccacaagggacgaatctatgtggatactacgtttgcgagttcattcgcatgttaaccactgagaagcagaacaataataaattcaacgtaagcaataacattcacaactttatttattttcgtcaatatttcgttatcacattgatatagtcatactcatcatctcattttcctatataggtcgactACATGCGGGACACACTCgaaccaaaggaacacctactaggaattgcggAGGAAGTAGCGGGAGTTTTGCTTAGAGAAGTAATAGACAACAACGGCTTGTTTAGTCCTAATAGGCGCTCTCCCTCTCCCCAAGTTTAATTAGTCCCGGTAGTCGTGAgctcatgtatatatatatatgtaaggggaatcgacttttgtTTCCAATATTTGGTTGATCAATCTATATATAAATGAAcgtgtgtacaacttctagtagcgtataaatatatgcaacttttatttcgaataaaagggggcggtggcggcgggggcgGGGTGGGGGGGCTGcatccctcaaaccctaaagcagcaggttTCTGGGAGCGCCACGTCGAGGACCTTTtgccgcgggtggtaataccgcccgcgacaaaagggtctgtCCACTGCGCGCCCCGCGTCCGCCACGTGGTCGACcatatgtcgcgggtggtaagtgacccgcgacaaaaggtggaccttttatcgcgcctccgttgtcgcggctggcggcccgcgacaaaaggggctcACCACCCGCGgcaaaaggcctcttctccactagtgatcCTACATCTATAAACACCTCTAAGAGACTGCATCGGTTTCTTCCTCGCCTCCCCACCCACAACACAAGGACGAGTTTATGGTGCAAACGGGCGTCATCAAAAAAACTTGTAGAGGTCGTTGCAGGAAAATTGGCAATTTGGATCCAGGTTCACAAAGAGCTGGCCGGGCGCTACGTGGTCACGTCCTTGTTTGTCCACCAGTAACTAGCGCACCCGCCTAGCCGATCTGATCATGGCAACCCAACTTATACAAAGTAGAAGGAAAGTTCCCCtcaaataaaaatatataaaGTAAAATATTGTGCACGCCGTATACCTGATAAATGTTTTATCTTCTCTTGCCGGAGGACGAAAATGCAGATACATGCAGCGTTCCGACCGAGCGGCCGGTGCGTGTACGTCAAGGAGTTGAGCTTTTACTATGCTGATGAAAAGCAACGGTTTACAAGGACTTGCTTCTGTTCTGTCGAACGGCACCACGCACCAACGTCTTATCAGCTTATCGCTTTTCACTTTCACGGTGCTGCCGTCCCCTATACTTGGCCGTTTGCATCTCTCCATACGTACGATCACGCGATAGCGATATGTGCGTTTCCTGTAGAATATGTTCGGACAGTCAGTTGACCTGGGACGGTGACTGGATTTTATCCCGACAAAAACCAGATACCAATAAACTTGTTCTCGCCCATAGGATGGATTTCGACACAACGAATGAATAAGTCTCTTCAGCAAAGACGTACGGCCTTCTTCGTCCTTACTGTGCTTATCTAAATATTTGCGGGAAACGAATTTGTTCGCTACCTAGCAAAGCTAAGCACATGAGTCATCAGGTGCACGGCGAGATAACTCCCTTTCTCCTTCCATGGGCCGGCTGGGAACCGAGTGAAACCTGTGGGCACTTTCAAGTGCAACTACGATCGATCCCGTCGGCCACTACCCGTCGTCCCGAGGCAGTGCAGCGAACTGTATGCGAGCGACGACCAGCCATGCAAATGCAAGTGAAAATGCTGAAAAGGTCTCTCGGTCCTTATCGTTTCCCTCGTACCGAAGTGGCTTTGCTTCGCCCGCACTCCTTGCTGCTACCTATCCTGCATTCCTGCTTCTCTCCCAAGCTACCACCGCAAATACCTGATTAAGGAGCAGCGTAGCAGACACACCGTAAACTACAACCCTCAAAAACGTAGTAGATAACATATACAGACTGAAACTGCGACCACCAAAACAGAAACCATGGATAAAACCGCATAATAATATTTCTACTGTTTGCCGCGAAATCGCAGACATACATACTACAAAACAGTGGCGGAGCTTCAAGGAAAAAGTTGGGCGGGCCAAATTAAAATAGAGCAATTTTTAATTGATTAACTAAGAAGTAGGTGCTTTTTTTGTCAAAAAATAATAATTTGAGGAAAATTTGAGTGAAAAGTCGTGCTATTGACATGCTAACTATTAAATTGGGTAAGATATAAATTTACATGTGCTAGACTAGTGAAGATACATGATCGAATAACAAACTAAATATAGCTACTTGCTACCAAGGACAActtcttttcaaaaaaaaaaaaatcagcaaagcaGCCAAAGCAGCGGACGCTGTGTTTTCTTAGACAATTTTTTTATTGGGCTTTTTCATCACTACACAAGATGGCGGAGAATAAAAGCCCATTGCATGCCTGGGTCACCCTGCATAGCTATGAGGGGCTGCCTGCTTGGTGTTTGCTCTACCAGTTCTAGCAGATTGGGCCAAGAACACATACGTATAGAGGCATTTTGCAAAAATCCTGGGCGGGCCACGGCCCAGTTCGGCCCTCACGTAGCTCCGCCAGTGCTACAAAACGCCCCAATTATAAAAAAGGTCGACCCTGCTTCAATTGTCGTTGGAGGCGAGGTCGATGAAGTTCTCGAGCTCCGCCTTCTTCTGCTCCTCGTGCTCCGGTTCAGCAATGTCCCGCCTTTCCGCAGCGAGCCTCTCCTTGAACAACAATTCGTTGACCTTGTCGTCCTTCCGCCTTGGCGGGAAGGATGCGGACTGGTCGCGCAAGCAGGTGCGACACCACCTTCTCCAAATCACTTGGAGTGATGTAGTCCTCCGAGACGAAATGGCTCTCGGACTACTCGTCACTCTCATAGTCAGTGGGTGGCGGCGACGGAGAACGTCGAGCGACACTGCTCGAGCTCCTCGCCTCCGGTTGGTCCAATGGTTTTCGACCGTGGTTGGTCCAGCGCCGTGTCCGCATGGTGACGCGGAGGAGCTGTCACGGCTAGGCCCGACACGATTCCGCATGGCCATAGAATCATGGCGACGTGAGGTGGCGAGATCTAGCCGTGGAGGTTTTTCGAGGCTCGGAGTGGTGGGGACTCGGAGGCGAGGTGGCGGTAATAAGCTTGGTGGGTGACTAAATCGCCAGGTGTCTTCACCCTCAACGCTGCAAATAGGGAAGGCAATTTTAGGTGCACCTTAAAACATTTTCGGGTGTCTGGTTGGGCCAAAAAAAGAAATCTAGAACATTCATTATATTGGCTCAACTTTTGTAGTTAAGACAGATATATGGGATCTGTCGGAATTGCTCATCGTTAGATATCCCAATCAAGTGAGAGTGCAGGACAGTTAGCCTCGTGGGACGCAGGCCCATCCGTCAGCCACACACAAAGGAGACCTGGAGATCCTGTGAAGAACAACCCGTGGATCAGAACATGCAATGTGCCTACGCGTCTTTCTGCTTCCCCTACAACTACAAAGTACAGTTGCTACAGCGAGCCAGCTAAGCTACACTAGCTAGATTAGCATTAGTCAAAGTCTCCGTTGGCCGATTAGTATACACCGCCGCGCGCGCGGGCTAGCGTTGGATTCGATCTCTATCCTCGCCGGACGTACGAGCGGCGAGCTGGCCAGCTACTCCGCAATGGCGCCGAGATCCGGCACGAAGTCCCGCCCCAGGCTGGCGGTCCTCCGCGAGCGCCGCCGGGACCCCTTACCGCCGCTCCTCGCGGCAGCGGGCGCCGAATCCGGGAACACGAGCGGGCCGTCGTGGTCGCCCGCCAGCGCGGCGCTGGCGCGGATGGCTAGCGCGGCCATCTCCTCCGCCTGCAGCGGTCGCCGCCGCATCGCCGCGGGGAGGATGAAGTAGAGCTGGCCGGGCTGCAGCTCCTCGTCGGGCGCCACCGCCGCTACCGCGCCGCCCAGCTGGAGGCCGTCCGCGCTGCAGAGGAAGCACGCGCCCGCGCCGGCAGTGGCCGCCTTGAGCGCGTGGGACGCCAGGGTGCCCCCGGGGAACCGCTGCAGCTCGCCGTCCGCGAGCACCACCCTCGCCGCCGTCGCCTCTCCAAGTGGCGCCGCGCTCCCggtcaccgccgccaccgccgtcgcctcGCACGAGTTGCACGCGCCCATGGTAAGAAAATAGTAGGAAAAGATTCTTTCTTCGCGCGGTGATTGAGGTCAAGTGCAGTGCAGGGCGGCCAGGGGGGATCGGAGGCGGTGGTTGTGTTGGGAGGAGCGAGGCGTGCGCCGCGGGTTTATATAGAGGCGACGAGGTCGGGCAGTGCGGTGTCGCGGTGAAGGGGAGGTTGTTGAGAACAGCTTGCATGCGTAAATGTGTGACACTGTGCTAGTACGTCCTAGCTAGGGACGTCCCGTCGGTCTGGTACTCCTGCTACTGGTAGCCTAGTAGGGTATTGCCAATGGCGTCGCCTTCTGTGGAGCTAGCTATCTCTCTCCATGCCTGGTAACTATTGGCGTTCCGGGGACCCACAGCTCAGTGGATGCTGACGTGTCCACAAGATCTTCTCAAACTACTGCTCCGTGTGACTGTACATGTGCGTGTAGGGGTGAACTTGAAGCTCGAGGTTTGGCTTGGGCTCGACAGGGCTTGCTCTAAGGTCGGGCATGCCAAACATAAATCTTTCAGCTAAGGCTTGGGGTTTGGCAAGCCCGCTCGATAAAGCTTGCAAGCCGGCTTGAGCCCTTGATGTAATTAAAAGATTCGTCATCATCTAAGTCAAAATTGTAGAATTTCACAAGATAACAATATAGCATGAGTACATACAAAACATAGTCCAACAATTTTCACAAAGCACCGATAGCAATCATACATGACAAGTTCACCACACAAATATATGCGCGTATATTGGCATACATCACAAACACATGCACTTAATTAGTTCAATAACTGCGAATAGAACTAATAGATCATCAGCCGTAGCTCcatgaaacgacaagtcttaacaTGAATTTCAACCGCATGACGAATCTACACCACATTTAGATTCGGTTTTGTTGGTGTACAAAATATTGCAGCAACTAAATAGACCAAAAAAGAAAGAACTGCAAACTCAGTTTTTCTTCGGTTTTGATGATGTAGAAAACGTTCCAGCAACTACAAATACCAAAACAACGCTACAAGCTCAGTTTCAATAATGTAGAAAACGTTCCAACAACTACAAATACCAAAACAGCACTACAAGCTCAGTTTTGATGATGTAAAAAATGTTCCAGCAACTAAATAAACCAAAACAGCAATACAAACTCAAGTTTGATGAAGTAAAAAAGTTTCAGCAACTAAATAGAACAAAAGAGCACTAAAAACTCAGTTTTGCATCAGATTTGTGGATGTAGAAAACATTC
It includes:
- the LOC127292952 gene encoding uncharacterized protein encodes the protein MGACNSCEATAVAAVTGSAAPLGEATAARVVLADGELQRFPGGTLASHALKAATAGAGACFLCSADGLQLGGAVAAVAPDEELQPGQLYFILPAAMRRRPLQAEEMAALAIRASAALAGDHDGPLVFPDSAPAAARSGGKGSRRRSRRTASLGRDFVPDLGAIAE